A genomic window from Micromonospora violae includes:
- the glpK gene encoding glycerol kinase GlpK encodes MTPQYVAAIDQGTTSSRCIVFDQAGDIVAVAQREHRQIFPRPGWVEHDAEEIWNNVQQVVAEALRAAGTDASGLAAVGITNQRETTVVWDRATGRPVANAIVWQDTRTGPLLRELASAYGEERFRARTGLPLATYFAGPKLRWLLDEVDGLRERAERGEVLFGTMDSWLIWKLTGEHVTDVTNASRTMLMDLTTLDWAPELLDAMGVPAAMLPEIRCSAEVYGTAGGVLAGVPVASALGDQQAALFGQTCFQPGEAKCTYGTGSFLLLNTGASPVPSTHGLLTTVAYRIKDQPPAYALEGAIAVTGSLVQWLRDNLGLISTAAEVEELARTVDDNGGCYVVPAFSGLFAPHWRSDARGVIAGLTGYITKGHLARAVLEASAWQTREVVDAMNADSDVALRRLRVDGGMTANGLLMQFLADVLDVPVVRSRITETTCLGAAYAAGLAVGFWPDLATLRAQWRSDAQWEPTMAPELREQELRQWHKAVQRTLDWVD; translated from the coding sequence GTGACCCCCCAGTACGTCGCCGCCATCGACCAGGGCACCACCTCCTCGCGGTGCATCGTCTTCGACCAGGCCGGGGACATCGTCGCCGTGGCCCAGCGCGAGCACCGGCAGATCTTCCCCCGACCGGGTTGGGTCGAGCACGACGCCGAGGAGATCTGGAACAACGTTCAGCAGGTGGTCGCCGAGGCGCTACGGGCCGCCGGCACCGACGCGTCCGGGTTGGCCGCCGTCGGCATCACCAACCAGCGGGAGACCACTGTCGTCTGGGACCGGGCCACCGGCCGCCCGGTGGCCAACGCCATCGTCTGGCAGGACACCCGGACCGGGCCGCTGCTGCGCGAGCTGGCCTCGGCGTACGGCGAGGAGCGGTTCCGGGCCCGTACGGGCCTGCCGCTGGCCACCTACTTCGCCGGCCCGAAGCTGCGCTGGCTGCTCGACGAGGTCGACGGCCTGCGCGAGCGCGCCGAGCGCGGCGAGGTGCTCTTCGGCACCATGGACAGCTGGCTGATCTGGAAGCTGACCGGCGAACACGTCACCGACGTGACCAACGCCAGCCGGACCATGCTGATGGACCTCACGACCCTGGACTGGGCACCGGAGCTGCTGGACGCGATGGGCGTGCCGGCCGCGATGCTGCCGGAGATCCGTTGCTCCGCCGAGGTGTACGGCACCGCCGGCGGGGTGCTCGCCGGGGTGCCGGTGGCCAGTGCGCTCGGTGACCAGCAGGCCGCCCTGTTCGGGCAGACCTGCTTCCAGCCGGGCGAGGCGAAGTGCACCTACGGCACCGGCAGTTTCCTGCTGCTCAACACCGGTGCCAGCCCGGTGCCGTCGACGCACGGCCTGCTCACCACGGTCGCCTACCGGATCAAGGACCAACCACCGGCGTACGCCCTGGAGGGCGCCATCGCGGTCACCGGTTCACTGGTGCAGTGGCTGCGGGACAACCTCGGGTTGATCTCCACGGCCGCCGAGGTGGAGGAGTTGGCCCGCACCGTGGACGACAACGGCGGCTGCTACGTGGTGCCGGCGTTCTCCGGCCTGTTCGCTCCGCACTGGCGTAGCGACGCCCGTGGGGTGATCGCCGGTCTGACCGGCTACATCACCAAGGGGCACCTGGCCCGTGCGGTCCTGGAGGCGTCGGCGTGGCAGACCCGCGAGGTGGTCGACGCGATGAACGCCGACTCCGACGTGGCGCTGCGTCGACTCCGGGTTGACGGCGGCATGACCGCCAACGGTCTGCTGATGCAGTTCCTCGCCGACGTGCTCGACGTGCCGGTGGTCCGTTCCCGGATCACCGAGACCACCTGCCTGGGTGCTGCGTACGCCGCCGGTCTGGCGGTCGGCTTCTGGCCGGACCTGGCCACCCTGCGGGCACAGTGGCGCTCCGACGCGCAGTGGGAGCCGACCATGGCCCCCGAGCTGCGCGAGCAGGAGCTGCGCCAGTGGCACAAGGCCGTCCAGCGCACCCTGGACTGGGTGGACTGA
- a CDS encoding phosphoribosylaminoimidazolesuccinocarboxamide synthase codes for MELLHSGKVRDVYADGDDLILVASDRISIYDVPLPTPIPDKGRLLTALSLWWFEQLADLLPNHVISATDVPAEFAGRAIRCQRLDIIPVECVARGYLTGGGLREYERTGAVSGVPLPRGLGEASILPEPIFTPSSKAPAGEHDEPITYDDVVDKLGQATAERLRQITLDIYRRGAELAADRGILIADTKIELGWAPDGTLVLADELLTSDSSRFWPAESYQPGRVQFSYDKQYVRDWATGSGWDKQPPAPDVPAEVVEATRARYVDVYEKLTGNRWE; via the coding sequence GTGGAACTTCTGCACTCGGGCAAGGTCCGGGACGTCTACGCCGACGGCGACGACCTGATCCTGGTGGCCTCGGACCGCATCTCGATCTACGACGTGCCGCTGCCGACGCCGATCCCGGACAAGGGTCGCCTGCTCACCGCGCTGTCGCTCTGGTGGTTCGAGCAGCTCGCCGACCTGCTGCCCAACCACGTCATCTCGGCCACCGACGTGCCCGCGGAGTTCGCCGGGCGGGCCATCCGCTGCCAGCGGCTGGACATCATCCCGGTCGAGTGCGTCGCCCGCGGTTACCTGACCGGCGGCGGCCTGCGGGAGTACGAGCGCACCGGCGCGGTCTCCGGCGTACCACTGCCGCGAGGGCTGGGCGAGGCGTCGATCCTGCCCGAGCCGATCTTCACGCCGTCGAGCAAGGCGCCGGCGGGCGAGCACGACGAGCCCATCACGTACGACGACGTGGTGGACAAGCTGGGCCAGGCCACCGCTGAGCGGCTGCGGCAGATCACCCTCGACATCTACCGGCGCGGGGCCGAGTTGGCCGCCGACCGGGGCATCCTGATCGCCGACACCAAGATCGAGCTGGGTTGGGCGCCGGACGGCACCCTGGTCCTCGCCGACGAGCTGCTCACCTCCGACTCGTCGCGGTTCTGGCCCGCCGAGTCGTACCAGCCGGGGCGGGTGCAGTTCTCCTACGACAAGCAGTACGTGCGGGACTGGGCCACCGGCAGCGGCTGGGACAAGCAGCCCCCCGCCCCGGACGTGCCGGCCGAGGTGGTCGAGGCGACCCGGGCCCGCTACGTCGACGTCTACGAGAAGCTCACCGGCAACCGCTGGGAGTAA
- a CDS encoding SigE family RNA polymerase sigma factor, translating into MRDAQSFDDFYRSTARRMVRYGYAVAGDHSEAQDLVQEAYTRAWRQWGRLSSHPAPEAWLRLVVARLATDRWRRLHRWRAVLSRTGPPAVAPPPSEDGVLLVGALRQLPATHRQALALHYLFDMSVEEIARETDVPVGTVKSWLSRGRSRLAALLPDLCVVELEANDVS; encoded by the coding sequence GTGCGGGACGCGCAGAGCTTCGATGACTTCTACCGCAGTACCGCGCGACGGATGGTGCGGTACGGCTATGCGGTCGCTGGCGACCACAGCGAGGCGCAGGACCTGGTGCAGGAGGCGTACACCCGGGCCTGGCGGCAGTGGGGGCGGCTGTCGTCGCATCCCGCACCCGAGGCGTGGTTGCGGCTCGTGGTGGCCCGGTTGGCGACCGACCGTTGGCGACGTCTGCACCGTTGGCGGGCGGTGCTCAGCCGTACCGGACCGCCGGCGGTCGCACCCCCGCCGAGCGAGGACGGGGTGCTCCTGGTCGGAGCGCTCCGGCAGTTGCCCGCCACGCACCGGCAGGCGCTGGCCCTGCACTACCTCTTCGACATGTCCGTCGAGGAGATCGCCCGGGAGACCGACGTTCCGGTCGGCACCGTGAAGTCCTGGCTGTCCCGAGGTCGGTCCCGGCTGGCCGCGCTGCTGCCCGACCTCTGCGTCGTGGAGTTGGAGGCGAACGATGTCAGTTGA
- a CDS encoding ABC transporter substrate-binding protein — protein MPVVRPPLDRLGADPGRRRLLSALLGVPLLASGGLAGCSDDAASSSQDGPVELSVFWWGSAKRAELTEKALRLYSDRNPRVTFRVTWQGADGYYDRLATQAGGGNVPDLIQIDDAMLTEYTQRQVILDLTDHHVDLRGLPEGLIRYGTVDGRTMAVAAGQTHAAVVFNRDLLRDLHMPEPRAGMTWPDYLSWAAQVTEASDGRVAGTMDGSGDYRALWLWLRSQGGEFYRGNQLGFGADELIAWFELWQRARRSRATPSAALVEQADSGEPARQLVVNGVTAASFAWSHQLPELQRLTESELGIVGVPGPAGAQWARASMYWAAFRGTRHPEAVADVINFLTTNGEVGAVLGHERGLNASVSVRRYAEGSITDPAQRRAAVFGASIADQLGPAPAPPPRGHAKVRTLLVTAAERIRVKRDGTREATARFLSQAIAALTV, from the coding sequence GTGCCCGTTGTTCGACCCCCGCTCGACCGCCTCGGCGCCGACCCGGGCCGACGCCGCCTGCTCAGCGCGCTGCTCGGCGTACCTCTGCTCGCGTCGGGCGGGCTGGCGGGGTGCAGCGACGACGCGGCCTCCTCGTCCCAGGACGGGCCTGTCGAGCTGTCGGTCTTCTGGTGGGGCAGCGCGAAACGGGCCGAGCTCACCGAGAAGGCGCTGCGGCTCTACTCGGATCGCAACCCGCGGGTCACCTTCCGGGTCACCTGGCAGGGTGCCGACGGCTACTACGACCGGCTGGCCACCCAGGCGGGCGGTGGGAACGTTCCGGACCTGATCCAGATCGACGACGCCATGCTGACCGAGTACACCCAACGTCAGGTCATCCTCGATCTCACCGACCACCACGTGGATCTCCGGGGCCTGCCGGAGGGTCTGATCCGTTACGGCACGGTGGACGGGCGGACGATGGCGGTCGCCGCCGGGCAGACCCACGCCGCCGTGGTGTTCAACCGGGACCTGCTGCGGGACCTGCACATGCCGGAGCCCCGCGCCGGGATGACCTGGCCGGACTACCTGTCCTGGGCCGCGCAGGTCACCGAGGCCAGCGACGGACGGGTGGCGGGCACCATGGACGGGTCGGGCGACTACCGGGCGCTCTGGCTCTGGCTACGGTCACAGGGCGGTGAGTTCTACCGGGGCAACCAGCTCGGCTTCGGTGCGGACGAGCTGATCGCCTGGTTCGAGCTGTGGCAGCGGGCCCGCCGGTCCCGCGCCACGCCGAGCGCGGCCCTGGTTGAGCAGGCTGACAGCGGCGAGCCGGCCCGGCAACTGGTGGTGAACGGGGTGACCGCCGCGTCCTTCGCCTGGTCGCACCAACTGCCGGAGCTGCAACGACTGACCGAGTCCGAGTTGGGCATCGTCGGCGTCCCCGGCCCGGCGGGGGCTCAGTGGGCGCGGGCGTCGATGTACTGGGCGGCGTTCCGGGGCACCCGCCACCCGGAGGCGGTCGCCGACGTGATCAACTTTCTGACCACCAATGGTGAGGTTGGTGCCGTCCTCGGTCACGAGCGTGGGTTGAACGCCAGTGTCTCGGTGCGCCGCTACGCCGAGGGCAGCATCACCGACCCGGCCCAGCGGCGTGCCGCCGTGTTCGGCGCCAGCATCGCCGACCAGCTCGGGCCGGCACCGGCGCCGCCGCCCAGGGGGCACGCCAAGGTGCGCACCCTGCTGGTGACCGCCGCCGAGCGCATCCGCGTCAAGCGTGACGGCACCCGGGAGGCCACCGCGCGCTTCCTGTCGCAGGCCATCGCGGCCCTGACGGTGTGA
- a CDS encoding S8 family serine peptidase, whose translation MTVTLITGDRVTVTPGTGGTTTPTVDVTRAPGATGSVRISTQRGDTYVYPDEAMPYLATGRLDKQLFNVTQLIAQGFDDTRTAELPLIVTRAAGSAKLRAGSTLPGAQTTMELSSVHGEAIRTRRSEAAHFWSGLTGGAGSATSRSAATAAPSFTAGVDTVWLDGKAKATLADTTAQIGAPAAWAAGGTGKGVRVAVLDGGVDAEHPDFANQIVASRSFIPGQDASDHNGHGTHTASTVAGTGAASGGKERGVAPEADLVIGKVLDENGNGSISGIVAGMEWAARTEHAKVINMSLGVSAWHTQNDPLSQAVNKLTAETGALFVVAAGNNGNDPSTLGAPGTADAALTVGAVDAADHLAIFSSGGPRLNDEGLKPDLTAPGVNVLAARSQYDPFSTGYYVENSGTSMAAPHVAGAAALLVQKHPTWTPQQIKDALMSTSVRTPDYNAYQAGSGRLDVAAAYDQDQIIATGSVDAGLVKWAAGTTPQPIKRKITYTNTTAKPVTLEISVDRGAYPAQTFTAGANRVTVPARGTSTVDVVVDPKGLTQGQHSAQVKARSAAGEVHTAVGVSVEPRKYALSLRLKDRAGRPANGEVEILSADGGFQYMWTLNGELDARLVPGTYSLVTTVDVEGRNGPHSLGLAMLSAPEVELTADRVVTLDASKAREVKVATAQATTIANSRIDVHRSFTSTEPSPSDSTALLTRTFPSAAYDSLWALPTEKVKKGSFIFATRIRAKQTPLEISYDGRRLSEPLLQPGTPALPDGTTRLDAVFAGNGAKGDYAQLSARGKAVVVRSNDSVAPTDQAAAAHAAGAAMLLVVSAGNGRTNDWYGNPDVVTTGPIPVASLLSDEGERLIQKVAAAGRKSVRLAVEAHPAPRYLYDLLDQHRGRVPNDPSAKTDPRDLARIDLTFSPPAGQKAEEKRLDFPPYAYAAAPAFPAEPVSPGPRTDWVTASSDIKWQQRVDIELMLASYTEVMSYQPGSVQKDRWFGPVIRPRLLKNDSLVRGDVWMSATIGGYSDGGAAHGGATAQPPQSVLYQGNKEIARSSGFFPWLDASGLAAETLPYRLVVDTSGLPELGPYSTATRTEWSFTSKAGPEIQAIPLVQLDYETEVDLAGQAKRHSEFSIIPVVTGSTAAQDAVSSVKMEVSYDDGATWQRQDVKEKKGAWRASLNAPNRADFVSIRVTATQRNGGSVTQTVTRAFGLK comes from the coding sequence GTGACGGTCACGCTGATCACCGGCGACCGGGTGACGGTGACCCCGGGCACCGGGGGCACCACCACCCCCACGGTGGACGTCACGCGCGCGCCCGGCGCCACCGGCTCGGTGCGGATCTCCACCCAGCGCGGGGACACCTACGTGTACCCGGACGAGGCGATGCCGTACCTCGCCACCGGTCGACTCGACAAGCAGCTCTTCAACGTCACCCAGCTCATCGCGCAGGGCTTCGACGACACGCGGACCGCCGAACTCCCCCTGATCGTCACCCGCGCGGCGGGTTCGGCGAAGCTCCGGGCCGGCTCCACGCTGCCGGGCGCGCAGACCACGATGGAGCTCTCCTCCGTCCATGGTGAGGCGATCCGCACCCGCCGGTCGGAGGCCGCGCACTTCTGGTCGGGCCTCACCGGCGGTGCCGGGTCGGCGACCAGCCGCAGCGCCGCCACCGCGGCACCCTCCTTCACGGCCGGTGTCGACACGGTCTGGCTCGACGGCAAGGCGAAGGCCACCCTCGCCGACACCACCGCGCAGATCGGCGCCCCCGCAGCCTGGGCTGCGGGCGGCACCGGCAAGGGTGTCCGGGTCGCCGTCCTGGACGGCGGCGTGGACGCCGAACACCCCGATTTCGCGAACCAGATCGTGGCGTCACGGAGCTTCATCCCCGGCCAGGACGCCTCCGACCACAACGGGCACGGCACCCACACCGCCTCCACCGTCGCCGGGACGGGCGCCGCCTCCGGCGGCAAGGAGCGGGGCGTCGCCCCCGAGGCCGATCTGGTGATCGGCAAAGTCCTCGACGAGAACGGCAACGGGTCGATCTCGGGAATCGTCGCGGGCATGGAGTGGGCAGCCCGGACCGAACACGCCAAGGTGATCAACATGAGCCTGGGTGTGAGCGCGTGGCACACCCAGAACGACCCACTGAGCCAGGCCGTGAACAAGCTGACCGCTGAGACGGGCGCGCTCTTCGTCGTCGCCGCCGGCAACAACGGCAACGACCCGTCCACCCTCGGCGCACCGGGCACCGCGGACGCCGCGCTCACCGTCGGCGCGGTGGACGCCGCCGATCACCTGGCCATCTTCTCCAGCGGCGGGCCGCGGCTGAACGACGAGGGCCTCAAGCCCGACCTGACCGCTCCCGGCGTCAACGTGCTGGCGGCCCGCTCCCAGTACGACCCCTTCAGCACGGGTTACTACGTCGAGAACAGTGGCACCTCGATGGCGGCCCCGCACGTCGCCGGGGCAGCCGCCCTGCTGGTGCAGAAGCACCCGACCTGGACCCCGCAGCAGATCAAGGACGCGCTGATGAGCACCAGCGTCCGCACCCCCGACTACAACGCCTACCAGGCCGGCAGTGGTCGGTTGGACGTCGCCGCCGCGTACGACCAGGATCAGATCATCGCGACGGGGTCGGTCGACGCCGGGCTCGTCAAGTGGGCGGCGGGCACGACTCCGCAGCCGATCAAGCGGAAGATCACCTACACCAACACCACCGCCAAGCCGGTCACCCTGGAGATCTCGGTCGACCGCGGTGCCTACCCCGCACAGACGTTCACGGCGGGCGCCAACCGCGTCACCGTGCCCGCGCGCGGAACCTCGACGGTCGACGTCGTGGTGGACCCGAAGGGCCTCACGCAGGGCCAGCACTCCGCACAGGTCAAGGCGCGCTCGGCGGCCGGTGAGGTGCACACCGCCGTCGGGGTCTCCGTCGAGCCCAGGAAGTACGCACTCTCCCTCCGCCTGAAGGACCGTGCCGGCCGACCCGCGAACGGCGAGGTCGAGATCCTCAGCGCCGATGGTGGCTTCCAGTACATGTGGACTCTGAACGGCGAGCTCGACGCCCGGCTGGTTCCCGGCACGTACAGCCTGGTCACCACGGTGGACGTGGAGGGGCGCAACGGTCCGCACTCGCTCGGCCTGGCGATGCTGAGCGCTCCTGAGGTGGAGTTGACGGCCGACCGGGTCGTCACCCTCGACGCGTCGAAGGCCCGCGAGGTGAAGGTGGCGACCGCCCAGGCGACCACGATCGCCAACAGCAGGATCGACGTCCACCGCTCCTTCACCTCGACCGAACCGTCGCCCAGCGACTCGACCGCCCTGCTCACCAGGACCTTCCCCAGCGCCGCCTACGACAGCCTCTGGGCGCTACCCACCGAGAAGGTGAAGAAGGGCAGCTTCATCTTCGCCACCCGGATCCGGGCCAAGCAGACTCCGCTGGAGATCAGCTACGACGGCCGCCGCCTCAGTGAACCACTGCTCCAGCCGGGAACCCCGGCCCTGCCGGACGGCACCACGCGGCTGGACGCTGTCTTCGCCGGCAACGGCGCGAAGGGTGACTACGCCCAACTGTCCGCACGGGGCAAGGCGGTGGTCGTCCGCAGCAACGACTCGGTGGCCCCCACGGATCAGGCTGCCGCGGCACACGCCGCCGGCGCGGCGATGCTCCTCGTGGTCAGTGCAGGAAACGGCCGCACGAACGACTGGTACGGCAACCCTGACGTGGTGACGACCGGCCCGATCCCGGTCGCCAGCCTCCTCTCGGACGAGGGCGAGCGGCTGATTCAGAAGGTCGCCGCCGCCGGTCGCAAGTCGGTACGGCTGGCCGTGGAGGCCCACCCCGCGCCGCGGTACCTCTACGACCTTCTCGACCAGCACCGGGGCCGGGTGCCCAACGATCCCTCCGCCAAGACCGACCCCCGCGACCTCGCCCGAATCGACCTGACCTTCTCCCCGCCTGCGGGGCAGAAGGCAGAGGAGAAGCGGCTGGACTTCCCGCCGTACGCCTACGCGGCCGCGCCCGCGTTCCCGGCCGAGCCGGTCTCCCCGGGACCCCGTACCGACTGGGTAACCGCCAGCAGCGACATCAAGTGGCAGCAGCGGGTCGACATCGAACTCATGCTGGCCTCGTACACCGAGGTGATGTCCTACCAGCCGGGCAGCGTCCAGAAGGATCGCTGGTTCGGGCCTGTGATCCGCCCCCGCCTGCTCAAGAACGACAGCCTGGTCCGGGGTGACGTCTGGATGAGCGCCACCATCGGGGGGTACAGCGACGGGGGTGCCGCGCACGGCGGCGCCACCGCTCAGCCGCCGCAGAGCGTCCTCTACCAGGGCAACAAGGAGATCGCCCGGAGCAGTGGATTCTTCCCCTGGCTGGATGCGAGCGGTCTGGCCGCGGAGACGCTGCCGTACCGACTGGTCGTCGACACCTCGGGCCTTCCGGAGCTCGGCCCGTACTCGACCGCCACGCGCACCGAGTGGAGCTTCACCTCCAAGGCTGGCCCTGAGATTCAGGCCATTCCGCTGGTCCAGCTGGACTACGAGACGGAGGTGGACCTCGCCGGTCAGGCGAAGCGCCACAGCGAGTTCTCCATCATTCCCGTGGTGACGGGCAGCACCGCTGCTCAGGACGCGGTCTCCTCGGTGAAGATGGAGGTCTCCTACGACGACGGCGCGACCTGGCAGCGGCAGGACGTGAAGGAGAAGAAGGGCGCCTGGCGGGCGTCTCTGAACGCGCCGAACCGGGCGGACTTCGTGTCCATCCGGGTCACCGCCACGCAGCGCAACGGCGGCAGCGTCACCCAGACCGTCACCCGGGCCTTCGGCCTGAAGTAG
- a CDS encoding UPF0182 family protein, which translates to MVMRSSSPLPRMSRRGRVTIAVLVGVFVLFTLLGWGVQAWTDWLWFEEVRYTEVFTGVLLTRLVLFLAVGLGMAVVVGGNLWLAYRLRPRLRPHSVEQATLERYRMVLSPRLGTWIALTAAVVGLFAGLSAQNRWNQWLLFRNGGDFGIKDPEFGVDIGFYVFQLPFWRYLLGVAFTAVVLAVIGALAVHYLFGGVRLQGVGDRMSNAARAHLSTLVAVFVLLKAIAYVLDRRAMLLEYNEGAKLYGAGYADVNALLPAKEILAYISIVVAIAIIVFSNAWMRNLVWPGISLALLGVSAVAIGGIYPWAVQTFEVKPSAKDKEAPYIQRSIDATRAAFGLAATKTTPYAANNLTPPGNLATDTSVVSNVRLLDPQLVSETYTQLQQVRGFYDFGPKLDIDRYGVNGKVSDYVVGVREINYGELTDQQNTWINRHTVYTHGYGLVAAPANQVVCGGQPFFVSGFLGEKTQEACSSQTEQIPAKQPRIYYGERMAADDYAIVGQSDPNKKAEFDRPVGDGGGESYTYTGEGGVEIGSFTRRLLYAIKEQESNFLLSEAVNKDSKLLYVRNPRDRVEKVAPFLTLDGDPYPAVVDGRVQWIVDGYTTAASYPYAEKVNLQTETTDELTNRGTFQLAREDVNYMRNSVKATVDAYDGTVKLYEYDDTDPVLKAWNKAFGGDLVLPKAEIPVELSEHLRYPADMFKVQRNLLTKFHVTNPGDFYSAQDFWQVPNVPDAPDSGQKQPPYYLFTQFPGQDSPRFQLTSAVTPNGRQNLAALISGSYIDGQPRLEVLELPDQTRISGPVQVHQQMTNNANIRQQLNLLSSNQAQVQYGNLLSLPFADGMLYVEPVYVKSNQQDAYPLLQKVLLSYGDGGSFVALADNINDGIKQLVEQGKKAGQGTSPPPTTGGNPTTPTPTPSGTPTPTATPSAGTPPPAGDLAAAADRVQTAITEVRAAQTSGDFERYGRALKALDEALTAFQQAQQAAGGSGASPSAGG; encoded by the coding sequence GTGGTCATGCGTAGCAGCAGCCCCCTCCCGAGAATGAGCCGGCGCGGGCGCGTCACCATCGCTGTCCTGGTCGGGGTGTTCGTGCTCTTCACCCTGCTCGGCTGGGGTGTCCAGGCGTGGACCGACTGGCTCTGGTTCGAGGAGGTCCGCTACACCGAGGTCTTCACCGGTGTCCTGCTCACCCGGCTGGTGCTCTTCCTCGCCGTCGGCCTCGGCATGGCGGTGGTCGTCGGTGGCAACCTGTGGCTGGCGTACCGGTTGCGCCCGCGACTGCGTCCGCACTCGGTGGAGCAGGCGACCCTGGAGCGCTACCGGATGGTGCTCAGCCCGCGCCTCGGCACCTGGATCGCGCTGACCGCCGCGGTGGTCGGGCTCTTCGCCGGTCTCTCCGCGCAGAACCGGTGGAACCAGTGGCTGCTCTTCCGCAACGGCGGTGACTTCGGCATCAAGGACCCGGAGTTCGGCGTCGACATCGGCTTCTACGTCTTCCAACTGCCGTTCTGGCGGTACCTGCTCGGGGTCGCGTTCACCGCGGTGGTGCTGGCCGTGATCGGCGCGCTGGCGGTGCACTACCTCTTCGGTGGGGTTCGCCTACAGGGCGTCGGCGACCGGATGAGCAACGCGGCCCGCGCGCACCTGAGCACCCTGGTCGCCGTCTTCGTGCTGTTGAAGGCGATCGCGTACGTGTTGGACCGGCGGGCGATGCTGCTGGAGTACAACGAGGGCGCCAAGTTGTACGGCGCCGGCTACGCCGACGTGAACGCGTTGCTGCCGGCGAAGGAGATCCTCGCCTACATCTCGATCGTGGTGGCGATCGCGATCATCGTGTTCTCCAACGCCTGGATGCGGAACCTGGTCTGGCCGGGGATCTCGCTGGCGTTGCTCGGCGTGTCCGCGGTCGCCATCGGCGGCATCTACCCGTGGGCGGTGCAGACCTTCGAGGTCAAGCCGAGCGCCAAGGACAAGGAAGCGCCGTACATCCAGCGCAGCATCGACGCGACGCGGGCGGCGTTCGGGTTGGCGGCCACCAAGACGACCCCGTACGCGGCGAACAACCTCACCCCACCGGGGAACCTGGCCACCGACACCTCGGTGGTGTCGAACGTGCGGCTGCTCGACCCGCAGTTGGTCAGCGAGACGTACACCCAGCTTCAGCAGGTGCGTGGCTTCTACGACTTCGGCCCGAAGCTGGACATCGACCGGTACGGGGTGAACGGCAAGGTCTCCGACTACGTGGTCGGCGTCCGGGAGATCAACTACGGCGAGTTGACCGATCAGCAGAACACCTGGATCAACCGGCACACCGTCTACACCCACGGGTACGGGCTGGTGGCCGCCCCGGCCAACCAGGTGGTCTGCGGTGGGCAGCCGTTCTTCGTCTCCGGCTTCCTCGGCGAGAAGACCCAGGAGGCGTGCTCCTCGCAGACCGAGCAGATCCCGGCGAAGCAGCCGCGCATCTACTACGGCGAGCGGATGGCGGCCGACGACTACGCCATCGTCGGGCAGTCCGACCCGAACAAGAAGGCCGAGTTCGACCGGCCGGTCGGTGACGGCGGCGGCGAGTCCTACACCTACACCGGTGAGGGCGGTGTGGAGATCGGCTCCTTCACCCGGCGACTGCTGTACGCCATCAAGGAGCAGGAGTCGAACTTCCTGCTCTCCGAGGCGGTCAACAAGGACTCCAAGCTGCTCTACGTCCGCAACCCGCGCGACCGGGTGGAGAAGGTGGCGCCGTTCCTCACCCTGGACGGCGACCCGTACCCGGCGGTTGTCGACGGTCGGGTGCAGTGGATCGTGGACGGCTACACCACGGCGGCTTCCTACCCGTACGCCGAGAAGGTCAATCTGCAGACCGAGACCACCGACGAGTTGACCAACCGGGGCACCTTCCAGCTGGCCCGCGAGGACGTCAACTACATGCGCAACTCGGTGAAGGCCACCGTCGACGCGTACGACGGCACGGTGAAGCTCTACGAGTACGACGACACCGACCCGGTGCTCAAGGCGTGGAACAAGGCGTTCGGCGGTGACCTGGTGCTGCCGAAGGCGGAGATCCCGGTCGAGTTGAGCGAGCACCTGCGCTACCCGGCGGACATGTTCAAGGTGCAGCGCAACCTGCTCACCAAGTTCCACGTGACCAACCCGGGCGACTTCTACTCCGCGCAGGACTTCTGGCAGGTGCCCAACGTGCCGGACGCCCCGGACAGCGGTCAGAAGCAGCCGCCGTACTACCTGTTCACCCAGTTCCCGGGGCAGGACAGCCCGCGCTTCCAGCTCACCTCGGCGGTCACCCCGAACGGCCGGCAGAACCTCGCTGCGCTGATCTCCGGGTCGTACATCGACGGGCAGCCCCGGCTGGAGGTGCTGGAGTTGCCGGATCAGACGCGGATCTCCGGCCCGGTGCAGGTGCACCAGCAGATGACCAACAACGCCAACATCCGCCAGCAGCTCAACCTGCTCTCCAGCAACCAGGCGCAGGTGCAGTACGGCAACCTGCTCTCGTTGCCCTTCGCCGACGGCATGCTCTACGTCGAGCCGGTCTACGTGAAGAGCAACCAGCAGGACGCGTACCCGCTGTTGCAGAAGGTGCTGCTCTCGTACGGTGACGGTGGCTCCTTCGTGGCGCTCGCCGACAACATCAACGACGGCATCAAGCAGTTGGTCGAGCAGGGCAAGAAGGCCGGGCAGGGCACGTCGCCGCCCCCGACGACCGGGGGTAACCCGACGACGCCGACGCCGACGCCGTCGGGGACGCCGACGCCGACGGCGACCCCGAGCGCCGGCACCCCACCGCCGGCTGGTGACCTGGCTGCCGCCGCGGACCGGGTGCAGACCGCGATCACCGAGGTCCGGGCCGCGCAGACGTCGGGCGACTTCGAGCGGTACGGGCGTGCGCTGAAGGCGTTGGACGAGGCGCTCACGGCGTTCCAGCAGGCGCAGCAGGCCGCCGGTGGGTCGGGTGCCAGCCCGAGCGCTGGCGGCTGA